The Candidatus Manganitrophus noduliformans genome window below encodes:
- a CDS encoding type 4a pilus biogenesis protein PilO, whose translation MSALTLLQWSKLSKRERILFVSTLFALLYSFVFFFLQPRMAERQRLDQQKKTLQQEISMLSSTIPVLMRRAEAANPSDSEPALLLSNASLSTILEELSRQARIKEVQLMELKPSPAEKKEGYEILQIQVKSRSRFFNLGDYISALERLPRPIVIERLKIESTAETSPDVIAEMVLQVYKGGGV comes from the coding sequence ATGAGCGCGCTGACCCTATTACAATGGTCAAAGTTATCAAAAAGAGAGCGAATTCTCTTCGTCTCCACCTTATTTGCGCTCCTTTATTCGTTTGTCTTCTTTTTCTTGCAGCCGAGGATGGCGGAGCGCCAGAGACTCGATCAGCAAAAGAAAACCCTTCAACAAGAAATTTCGATGCTTTCCTCCACGATCCCCGTCCTGATGCGAAGAGCCGAAGCGGCCAATCCCTCTGATTCCGAGCCGGCGCTGCTCCTTTCGAATGCGTCGCTTTCGACGATTTTGGAAGAGCTCAGCCGGCAGGCGCGGATCAAGGAGGTCCAACTGATGGAGCTCAAACCGAGTCCGGCTGAAAAGAAAGAAGGCTATGAAATCTTGCAGATTCAGGTCAAGAGCCGCTCCCGATTTTTCAATCTGGGAGATTATATTTCGGCGCTGGAGCGTCTCCCGCGCCCCATTGTGATCGAGCGTCTCAAAATTGAATCAACCGCCGAGACCAGTCCCGACGTCATCGCCGAGATGGTCCTACAGGTTTATAAGGGAGGAGGCGTATGA
- the pilQ gene encoding type IV pilus secretin PilQ, with product MNAFFTARPRGALINVAIYFSLFLIFVPAAMRADAQEAAERASISLKKDDSLFSMEFRNAELKDVLRALGQENHLNIIISDDVDGKLTLSFREVTFEEALESILKINNLTSFREGDIIRVMKSPFGEGEADLATKIIPIHFGSAKEMQESVKGLLTKKGSLTVDVRTNALVVRDYAWNMAKINEVVKQLDSKTPQVMIEARIVEVNSNFARELGVQWGGAYESDRFQVTGATRGTTSTTGSNALTGGAGLSGNNFAVNLPAAVGVGSGGGLGFTFANAGSSLQLDLQLSAMEDTGRGKILSNPRVLTLNNKEAKISSGTEILIPTTSILSTSTSSTETIAGATTTSGVTVIDAKLELTVTPHITPDNQILLHVKTEKKEPDFNRQVQNIPPLNTRTAETDLLVGDNETVVIGGIYTRNESHGEKSVPWLSKIPILGWLFKKETKTDIQNELLIFITPTVYKGGNEVARQ from the coding sequence ATGAACGCATTTTTCACGGCCCGGCCTAGAGGGGCTCTCATCAATGTGGCGATATACTTTTCCCTCTTCCTGATTTTTGTCCCCGCAGCGATGCGGGCGGATGCACAGGAAGCGGCCGAGCGCGCGTCCATCTCGCTTAAAAAGGATGATTCCCTCTTTTCGATGGAATTCCGAAATGCCGAGTTGAAGGATGTTCTTCGCGCCCTCGGTCAAGAGAATCACCTGAATATCATTATCAGTGACGATGTTGACGGGAAGTTGACCCTCAGCTTCCGGGAGGTCACGTTCGAGGAGGCGCTCGAATCGATTTTGAAAATCAACAACTTGACCTCTTTCCGGGAGGGGGACATTATCCGCGTGATGAAATCTCCTTTTGGTGAAGGAGAGGCCGATCTTGCGACGAAGATCATCCCGATCCATTTCGGGAGTGCCAAAGAGATGCAGGAGAGCGTGAAAGGGCTGCTGACCAAAAAAGGAAGCCTTACGGTCGATGTCCGAACAAATGCTTTGGTTGTCCGTGATTATGCCTGGAACATGGCGAAAATTAATGAGGTAGTCAAACAACTCGACAGCAAGACCCCTCAAGTCATGATTGAAGCAAGAATTGTTGAGGTGAACTCGAATTTTGCGCGGGAGTTGGGTGTCCAGTGGGGAGGGGCGTACGAGTCGGATCGGTTCCAGGTAACCGGAGCGACGAGGGGAACGACCTCGACGACCGGTTCAAACGCGCTGACGGGAGGGGCCGGCCTATCCGGGAATAATTTTGCAGTCAATCTCCCGGCGGCGGTCGGTGTCGGCTCGGGCGGAGGGCTGGGTTTTACCTTCGCCAATGCGGGATCGAGCCTCCAACTGGATCTTCAGCTTTCCGCAATGGAAGATACTGGGCGAGGGAAGATCTTATCCAATCCCCGCGTTCTCACTTTAAACAATAAAGAAGCGAAAATTTCCAGTGGAACCGAAATCCTCATACCGACAACTTCGATTTTGTCGACCTCAACCTCCTCGACGGAGACGATAGCCGGCGCCACAACGACATCAGGGGTCACTGTCATCGATGCGAAACTAGAGCTCACCGTAACGCCCCATATTACACCGGACAATCAAATATTGCTCCACGTGAAAACGGAAAAGAAAGAACCCGATTTTAATCGTCAGGTCCAGAACATCCCTCCTTTGAATACACGTACCGCTGAGACCGATCTCTTAGTCGGAGACAATGAGACGGTCGTGATCGGCGGAATTTATACCCGTAACGAGTCGCACGGAGAGAAGAGCGTCCCCTGGCTCTCAAAGATTCCCATCTTAGGCTGGTTATTTAAAAAAGAAACAAAAACAGACATCCAAAATGAACTCTTGATTTTCATCACGCCGACCGTCTATAAAGGAGGGAACGAGGTCGCCCGGCAGTAA
- the cutA gene encoding divalent-cation tolerance protein CutA has product MDEIVVLMTAPSKEEGEKIGRALVEMKLAACANIFSPISSIFSWEGKISQEQEALVILKTRRECFARLAEEVKRRHPYSVPEIIALPLIEGSSDYLNWIRGNTRP; this is encoded by the coding sequence ATGGATGAAATCGTCGTTCTGATGACCGCCCCTTCCAAAGAAGAAGGGGAGAAGATCGGGCGGGCGCTTGTTGAAATGAAACTGGCCGCCTGCGCGAATATCTTCTCTCCGATCTCATCGATTTTCTCGTGGGAGGGGAAGATATCTCAGGAGCAGGAAGCGCTGGTGATCCTAAAAACGAGAAGAGAGTGCTTCGCCCGGCTTGCTGAAGAAGTGAAAAGACGCCATCCTTATTCCGTGCCGGAAATTATCGCCCTCCCCCTGATAGAAGGATCTTCGGACTACCTCAATTGGATTCGAGGGAATACCCGGCCGTGA
- a CDS encoding M23 family metallopeptidase codes for MNRLIELDQKLRVITDIGPRKEVGVMGLGGPEEVGLSHPDSSKLMTSIQLDLGDLQAKAIAQEKSFQELTEAVRSRQSLWASTPSIWPTTGWLTSGYGNRVSPFTGRVSKHNGIDIASRQDTPVIAPAAGVVSYTGFDSGLGKLVKINHGYGITTYYGHLAKAAVKVGQKVKRGEVIAYVGSTGLSTGPHLHYEIYVNDVPVNPMRYILN; via the coding sequence ATGAACCGTTTGATCGAGTTGGACCAGAAATTGCGCGTCATTACCGACATCGGGCCGAGGAAAGAAGTGGGGGTGATGGGATTGGGCGGGCCGGAAGAGGTCGGTCTATCCCATCCCGATTCCTCAAAGTTGATGACGTCGATTCAACTCGATTTAGGAGATCTTCAGGCCAAAGCGATCGCGCAAGAAAAGAGTTTTCAGGAATTGACCGAAGCAGTCCGGAGCCGCCAATCTTTGTGGGCATCGACCCCTTCGATCTGGCCGACGACCGGTTGGCTGACATCGGGTTATGGTAATCGCGTCTCCCCTTTTACCGGGAGAGTGAGTAAGCACAACGGTATTGATATCGCATCCCGCCAGGATACCCCTGTCATCGCACCGGCGGCCGGAGTGGTAAGTTACACCGGATTTGATAGTGGACTCGGAAAGCTGGTCAAGATCAATCATGGTTATGGAATTACCACCTATTATGGCCATCTGGCGAAGGCAGCAGTGAAAGTCGGACAAAAAGTAAAGCGGGGAGAGGTCATCGCTTACGTTGGAAGCACTGGCCTCTCCACCGGACCTCACCTCCATTATGAAATTTATGTGAATGACGTACCCGTTAATCCAATGAGATATATTTTAAATTAA
- a CDS encoding cold shock domain-containing protein: MKGKVKWFNEKKGYGFIEREDGGDVFVHFSAIKGEGFKTLAEGQTVEFEIIQGEKGPQAANVIKE; the protein is encoded by the coding sequence GTGAAAGGGAAAGTCAAGTGGTTCAACGAAAAGAAGGGGTATGGCTTTATTGAACGGGAAGATGGGGGAGATGTGTTTGTCCATTTTTCAGCGATCAAGGGGGAGGGGTTCAAAACATTGGCTGAAGGACAAACGGTCGAGTTTGAGATTATCCAGGGTGAGAAGGGTCCGCAGGCTGCCAACGTGATAAAGGAATAG
- the secA gene encoding preprotein translocase subunit SecA gives MLDILLKKVIGSRNDRELKRLWPVVAKVNELEKSISPLSDDGLREKTAAFRQQLAEGTPTDEELSRRLEAILPEAFAVVREGSKRVLGMRHFDVQIVGGMALHEGKIAEMKTGEGKTLVATLPVYLNALTGRGVHVITVNDYLARRDSQWMGELYRFLGLTVGTIQHDSTDRERQIAYGSDVTYGTNNEFGFDYLRDNMKFDPQSFVQRELNYAIVDEVDSILIDEARTPLIISGPSEDSTDLYYRVNQVIPSLKQDKDYTIEEKSKTATLTEEGNAKVEKLLGVDNLYDITNMSLVHHVLQALKAHTLFKADVDYVVKDGEVLIVDEFTGRLMPGRRWSDGLHQAVEAKEGVKIANENQTLASITFQNYFRIYKKLAGMTGTADTEAAEFSKIYNLEVLIIPPNRQMIRKDFSDVIYRTEREKFDAIVEEIIELNKTGHPALVGTISIEKSERLSALLKRKGVPHAVLNAKYHEKEAEIVAQAGRKGAVTIATNMAGRGTDILLGGNPEFLFKQYHAQHPDAEPQVLEAAKEKIKKTCESEKQEVIALGGLHIIGTERHESRRIDNQLRGRSGRQGDPGSSRFYLALEDDLLRIFGSDRISNLMGRLGMEEGVPIEHRMVTRAIENAQKRVEGHNFDIRKQLLEYDDVMNKQRTVIYNRRREVLFGEQVKEDLKEIREEQVDEILGLYCPEGAYPEEWDTDGLLETLSHQFNLPFTKDELGLPSVGREALKEEIVRRVEEAYSRKESEIGSELLRHLERQIFLRMIDTHWKDHLLGMDYLKEGIGLRGYGQKDPLSEYKREGFEMFSAMIDRIKRDTIEHLLRVQVMREEKKPIAQVFPKAQEMQLNRGDSAPVRTVQRSEKKIGRNDLCSCGSGKKYKKCHGR, from the coding sequence ATGCTAGATATTCTATTAAAGAAGGTCATCGGGAGCAGAAATGACCGGGAGCTCAAGCGGCTTTGGCCCGTCGTGGCCAAAGTGAATGAGCTTGAGAAATCGATTTCCCCGCTCTCGGACGATGGGCTCCGCGAGAAAACAGCCGCCTTCCGTCAACAGCTTGCGGAGGGGACGCCGACCGACGAAGAATTATCCAGACGACTCGAAGCCATTCTGCCGGAAGCCTTTGCCGTGGTTCGTGAGGGATCGAAACGGGTCCTCGGGATGCGCCATTTTGACGTACAGATTGTGGGAGGGATGGCCCTGCACGAGGGGAAGATCGCCGAGATGAAGACGGGCGAAGGGAAGACGTTGGTCGCGACGCTTCCCGTTTATCTCAATGCGCTGACGGGACGCGGCGTTCATGTGATTACGGTGAACGACTATCTGGCGAGAAGAGACTCGCAATGGATGGGCGAGCTTTATCGATTCCTCGGACTGACGGTGGGAACCATCCAGCACGATTCGACCGATCGCGAACGCCAGATCGCCTATGGATCGGATGTGACGTATGGGACCAACAACGAGTTCGGATTTGATTACCTCAGAGACAATATGAAGTTTGACCCGCAGAGTTTCGTCCAGCGGGAATTGAATTATGCCATTGTCGATGAGGTCGACAGCATCTTAATTGACGAGGCGCGAACCCCGCTGATCATCTCGGGTCCGTCTGAAGATTCAACCGACCTCTACTATCGGGTCAATCAGGTCATCCCCTCTTTGAAACAGGATAAGGATTATACGATTGAAGAGAAGTCGAAGACGGCGACCCTGACCGAGGAGGGCAATGCCAAGGTCGAAAAACTGCTCGGTGTCGACAACCTCTACGACATCACAAACATGTCTTTGGTGCACCATGTGCTCCAGGCGCTGAAGGCGCATACCCTTTTTAAGGCGGATGTCGATTATGTGGTCAAGGACGGCGAGGTCCTCATTGTCGATGAGTTTACCGGTCGCTTGATGCCGGGCCGTCGGTGGAGCGACGGCCTGCACCAGGCGGTGGAGGCGAAAGAGGGGGTGAAGATCGCCAATGAGAATCAAACCCTCGCTTCCATTACTTTCCAGAATTATTTTCGCATTTACAAGAAATTGGCCGGGATGACGGGGACGGCCGATACGGAAGCGGCCGAGTTCTCGAAAATTTATAATTTGGAGGTCTTGATCATTCCGCCGAATCGACAGATGATCCGGAAGGACTTCTCCGATGTCATCTATCGGACCGAGCGAGAGAAATTCGATGCCATCGTCGAGGAGATCATCGAGTTGAACAAGACCGGTCATCCCGCCTTGGTGGGAACGATCTCCATCGAGAAATCGGAGCGCCTTTCCGCTCTGTTGAAGCGGAAGGGGGTTCCCCACGCGGTTTTGAATGCGAAGTATCACGAGAAGGAGGCCGAAATCGTCGCGCAGGCGGGGCGCAAAGGGGCCGTGACGATTGCGACCAACATGGCCGGACGCGGGACCGACATCCTTCTCGGAGGCAATCCGGAATTCTTGTTCAAGCAATATCATGCGCAACATCCCGACGCGGAGCCGCAGGTCCTCGAAGCGGCGAAGGAAAAAATCAAGAAGACATGCGAGAGCGAGAAACAGGAGGTCATCGCCTTGGGCGGGCTTCACATCATCGGGACGGAGCGGCACGAGTCGCGGCGGATCGATAATCAGCTGCGGGGCCGGTCGGGACGGCAGGGTGATCCCGGCTCTTCACGATTTTATCTTGCCCTGGAAGATGATCTTCTCCGAATCTTCGGATCGGATCGGATCTCCAACTTAATGGGCCGTCTTGGAATGGAGGAGGGGGTTCCGATCGAGCATCGGATGGTCACCCGCGCCATTGAGAACGCCCAAAAACGGGTGGAAGGGCACAACTTCGACATTCGAAAACAGCTGCTGGAATATGACGACGTGATGAACAAGCAGCGGACCGTTATCTATAATCGGCGCAGGGAGGTCCTCTTCGGTGAGCAGGTCAAAGAGGACCTGAAGGAGATCCGGGAAGAACAGGTCGATGAGATCTTGGGGCTCTATTGCCCGGAGGGGGCCTATCCCGAAGAATGGGATACCGACGGCCTTCTGGAAACCCTCTCTCACCAGTTTAATCTCCCCTTCACCAAAGACGAATTGGGTTTGCCTTCCGTCGGAAGAGAGGCTCTGAAAGAGGAAATCGTCCGGCGGGTCGAGGAAGCCTACAGCCGAAAAGAATCGGAGATCGGCTCTGAATTGTTGCGGCATCTGGAGCGGCAAATCTTTTTGCGGATGATCGACACCCATTGGAAAGACCATCTCCTTGGAATGGACTACCTGAAAGAAGGAATTGGCCTGCGCGGGTATGGACAGAAGGATCCTCTCAGCGAATATAAACGGGAGGGTTTCGAAATGTTCTCCGCAATGATCGACCGGATCAAGCGGGACACCATCGAGCATCTCCTGCGCGTGCAAGTGATGCGGGAGGAGAAGAAACCGATCGCTCAGGTTTTCCCCAAGGCGCAAGAGATGCAGCTGAACCGGGGAGATTCGGCGCCGGTTCGGACCGTTCAACGTTCCGAGAAAAAGATCGGAAGGAACGATCTCTGCAGTTGCGGGAGCGGGAAAAAATATAAGAAGTGCCACGGAAGATAA
- a CDS encoding sensor domain-containing diguanylate cyclase: MKKRNTEIRSGRKTSISRKTSISNDPPLRLLSQENARLKQELRQKTRELAYFISVGKALTSTLELKKMLRVIMSTAQKMVRGESWSLLLSDEMKDELYFELTKGINPKSIKGVRYKWGEGPVGWVAAKGIPLLITDFSKETQFQRSEFYPHTKVKSVLSVPIISKRKVIGVIQMINRSDRRAFDQNDLDLLLKLVDQAALAIERSSLYQKMSDLATTDDLTRLYNFRFLDQTLDIEIKRCQRYGSCISLIFLDMDHFKLVNDQYGHLMGSQVLIEVAQILRKTLREVDIIARYGGDEFVVVLPETNVETSSRIAHRVRNAIRTHEFLKREGLSIHLSASFGIAGFPEHAKNKTDLIRLADQAMYKAKVMGRDKIFLA, from the coding sequence GTGAAGAAAAGAAACACCGAAATCCGATCAGGCCGCAAAACATCTATTTCACGCAAAACGTCTATTTCAAATGACCCGCCTCTTCGCCTTCTTTCTCAAGAAAATGCCCGCCTAAAACAAGAGCTCCGCCAAAAAACGAGAGAGCTCGCTTATTTCATCAGCGTCGGGAAGGCCCTCACCTCAACCCTTGAACTAAAGAAAATGCTCCGGGTCATTATGAGCACCGCTCAGAAAATGGTCCGAGGCGAATCGTGGTCGCTTCTCTTGAGTGATGAGATGAAGGATGAACTTTATTTCGAGTTGACGAAGGGGATCAATCCGAAGTCGATCAAGGGGGTTCGTTACAAATGGGGGGAGGGACCGGTCGGCTGGGTCGCGGCGAAGGGAATTCCCCTGCTCATCACCGATTTCTCGAAGGAGACGCAATTCCAGCGAAGCGAGTTTTATCCTCATACAAAAGTGAAATCGGTCCTCTCCGTGCCGATCATCAGCAAACGGAAAGTGATCGGCGTGATCCAGATGATCAACCGGTCGGACCGAAGAGCGTTCGATCAGAACGATCTCGATCTTTTGTTAAAGTTGGTCGACCAGGCGGCCCTGGCGATCGAGCGCTCCTCGCTCTACCAGAAGATGTCCGATCTTGCGACGACCGACGACCTGACCCGCCTCTACAATTTCCGATTTTTGGACCAGACGCTCGATATCGAAATCAAGCGATGTCAGCGCTACGGCTCCTGTATCTCGCTGATCTTCCTTGACATGGATCATTTCAAATTGGTCAATGATCAATACGGCCACTTGATGGGAAGTCAGGTTTTGATCGAGGTGGCCCAGATCCTCCGAAAAACGCTTCGGGAGGTCGATATCATCGCGCGCTATGGCGGGGACGAGTTTGTCGTCGTTCTCCCGGAGACCAACGTGGAGACCTCTTCCCGGATCGCGCATCGCGTTCGAAACGCCATTCGCACCCATGAGTTTCTAAAAAGAGAGGGACTCTCCATTCATCTTTCCGCCAGCTTCGGGATCGCCGGGTTTCCGGAGCATGCCAAGAATAAGACCGATCTGATCCGCCTCGCCGACCAAGCGATGTACAAGGCAAAGGTGATGGGGCGAGATAAGATCTTCCTTGCATAG
- a CDS encoding BamA/TamA family outer membrane protein: protein MIILLFSLLLLIANPAHASASTPRYDIVAAYSEEEHRIYGSEKITFTNTGDEPLSELYLFLYPNLYLERDPDINQNLYKRAYPVDFNPGEQIITSIQDLKGQNLPYFPELFKKRILMKIRLPTPIPPEQSFEFLVHFITVIPNKYGIFGYNRNIVTLQGGWHPYLPQFSEGKWDFLLPPPISRFRIRFTLNEHLDLLASSPLELESQEGSDASYLLKADALPYFSLSIGEKLAKNEKKIGEVDLVYHFLPRDRSYADQAMRTARKAVFHFLERSGPLPPTRLQMAESYLYQDLVSAGSKLLYMNNRLFKVFPLLKRFHEASIARGIFLLLWREKLPWEESWLIEGMADLESEQFMREQYGAKPSLEKWLKPISFIPIIDEILYSRDLPFRQTYFKERVAPILNEDIQFFNHPRPEGTTIFSKFGNLVGHETVKRAVEDYKKKIQAGEKIPFREVLYQVSGRKVDWFFEQWLRSSPALDFGIEKIDREKIDEGYRTTLTIKKHGDGIEPLEILAVEKNGSRIPLLWEGDQETHQEVLITPSPISVIELDPDKDSSDPNRLNNRDPRLWKILLNRYGVSYNFNTGTLSYKAGLLFQPVYDNKNRIGFEFSHREEGNASRIEFSHIFKNNHTLTLGLSYEGPQTPKDKPPEEPAGTVHVGYSLSYPDIPLFARDYIQRLTGRYPKFNISFGYDQRFTGGEYEHLVTTTIDLRRVFSFSNYHEIGTRFFIGQTFGDLFENSRFFLGGDDGMRGFTPLRFEGDNMALISVEYRFPLLYDTDLNLAGTALTHTLQGALFADTGIVTDSRNVFQFTEYKKDVGAGVRWHLDFLGFYPATVRFDVAIPVGATIKAEKKPHYYLTAGVPF from the coding sequence ATGATCATTTTATTATTCTCCCTTCTCCTGCTCATCGCGAATCCCGCTCACGCTTCGGCATCCACCCCTCGATACGATATCGTGGCCGCCTACTCCGAAGAGGAACACCGGATTTACGGCTCGGAGAAAATCACTTTCACGAACACCGGGGACGAACCTCTCTCGGAGCTTTATCTCTTCCTCTATCCGAACCTCTATCTTGAAAGAGATCCGGACATCAATCAAAACCTGTACAAGCGGGCCTACCCTGTCGATTTTAATCCGGGGGAGCAGATCATCACCTCCATCCAAGACTTAAAAGGTCAAAACCTCCCCTATTTCCCGGAGCTTTTTAAAAAACGGATTCTGATGAAGATCCGCCTCCCCACCCCGATTCCTCCCGAACAGAGCTTCGAGTTTCTGGTTCATTTCATTACGGTTATCCCGAATAAGTATGGAATCTTCGGCTACAACCGAAATATCGTCACCCTACAAGGGGGGTGGCATCCTTATCTCCCGCAATTCTCCGAAGGGAAATGGGACTTTCTCCTCCCCCCCCCGATCAGCCGTTTTCGGATCCGTTTCACCTTAAATGAGCATCTTGACCTGCTTGCTTCCTCTCCACTCGAATTAGAAAGCCAGGAAGGAAGCGACGCGAGTTATTTATTGAAAGCCGATGCGCTTCCTTACTTTTCACTCTCGATCGGAGAGAAGCTCGCCAAAAATGAGAAAAAAATAGGCGAGGTCGATCTTGTCTATCATTTCCTTCCGCGAGATCGCTCTTATGCGGATCAGGCGATGAGAACGGCGCGAAAAGCGGTCTTCCATTTTCTGGAACGTTCCGGCCCGCTTCCCCCGACCCGTTTGCAGATGGCCGAATCATACCTTTACCAGGATCTCGTCAGCGCCGGTTCCAAACTCCTTTATATGAACAACCGGCTCTTTAAGGTTTTTCCGCTGCTGAAGCGGTTCCATGAAGCGAGCATCGCGAGAGGCATTTTCCTTCTCCTTTGGCGGGAGAAGCTTCCCTGGGAGGAGTCGTGGCTGATCGAGGGGATGGCCGATCTGGAATCGGAACAGTTCATGCGAGAACAATATGGAGCAAAACCAAGCCTTGAAAAGTGGCTCAAACCGATTTCTTTTATTCCAATCATCGATGAGATCCTCTATTCCAGGGATCTTCCCTTCCGGCAGACCTATTTTAAAGAAAGGGTCGCGCCCATCTTGAATGAAGATATCCAATTCTTCAACCATCCGCGCCCGGAGGGGACCACGATTTTCTCAAAATTCGGAAACCTCGTCGGCCATGAAACCGTCAAGCGGGCGGTGGAGGATTATAAGAAAAAGATTCAAGCGGGGGAGAAGATCCCCTTTAGAGAGGTCCTCTATCAGGTTTCCGGAAGAAAGGTGGATTGGTTTTTTGAACAATGGCTGAGGTCGAGTCCTGCGCTCGACTTTGGAATCGAGAAGATCGATCGGGAGAAGATTGATGAGGGCTACCGGACCACCCTGACCATAAAAAAACATGGAGACGGGATTGAGCCGCTCGAGATCTTGGCGGTTGAAAAAAACGGATCGCGGATCCCCCTTCTTTGGGAGGGGGATCAAGAAACACATCAAGAGGTCCTCATTACCCCCTCTCCGATCAGCGTGATCGAACTCGATCCCGACAAAGACTCAAGCGATCCCAATCGGCTGAACAACCGGGACCCGCGACTCTGGAAAATACTCCTGAATCGATATGGGGTCAGCTACAACTTCAATACCGGTACCCTCAGTTACAAAGCGGGCCTCCTCTTCCAGCCCGTTTACGACAACAAGAACAGGATCGGGTTCGAGTTTTCCCACAGGGAAGAGGGAAATGCCAGCCGGATCGAGTTCAGCCACATCTTCAAGAACAATCACACCCTCACGCTCGGCCTCTCTTATGAGGGCCCCCAGACGCCCAAAGACAAGCCACCAGAAGAGCCGGCCGGAACCGTTCACGTCGGCTACTCTCTTAGCTACCCGGATATCCCCCTCTTCGCGAGAGACTACATCCAGCGTTTAACGGGACGGTATCCTAAATTCAACATCAGCTTCGGATATGATCAGCGGTTTACCGGGGGCGAATATGAACACCTGGTGACAACGACGATCGATCTGCGCCGGGTCTTCTCCTTTTCCAACTACCACGAAATCGGAACACGGTTCTTTATCGGCCAAACCTTCGGAGATCTTTTTGAGAACAGCCGCTTTTTTTTGGGCGGGGATGATGGAATGCGGGGTTTCACGCCGTTGCGATTTGAAGGAGATAATATGGCGTTGATTTCGGTGGAGTACCGATTCCCCCTCCTCTACGATACCGATCTGAATCTGGCCGGCACCGCGCTGACCCACACGCTGCAGGGAGCGCTCTTCGCCGATACGGGAATCGTGACCGATTCAAGAAATGTTTTTCAGTTTACCGAATATAAAAAAGATGTCGGCGCGGGCGTTCGGTGGCATCTTGATTTCTTGGGTTTCTACCCGGCCACGGTCCGGTTCGACGTGGCCATTCCGGTCGGCGCAACCATCAAGGCGGAGAAGAAACCGCACTATTACCTCACCGCAGGGGTGCCTTTCTGA
- a CDS encoding class I SAM-dependent methyltransferase: MPKPELIAFLRDEIVKHGPIPFSRFMEEALYHPALGYYASPGEKIGPEGDYYTSSSVHPIFGELLAKQFHQMLLPLGEGESGYTLVEMGAGKGSLCFDILRYFQREAPSFFSRLQYIIVEKSPAFKERQMKRLKPIFPSQVRWEEAVPDRFVGVLFSNELLDAMPVHRLQIDREVVQEIYVVWKDDRFVETLGPPSTPRLLDYLKNIEIQFDRPTEIEINLQSVDWMRRVGQSLAQGYVVTIDYGYPAEMLYTSRRPKGTFLCYYRHATNENPYDHVGEQDMTAHIDFTSLAKAGEEAGLSVIGFTDQTHFLMGLGIAQRMEPYAMEMDRSEKAKKEFLAMKQLMAPERMGRVFKILIQGKNIPPGLSLDGLQFKPFFKLLTLIFFFFMM; the protein is encoded by the coding sequence ATGCCCAAACCCGAATTGATTGCTTTCCTTCGTGATGAAATTGTGAAACACGGGCCGATCCCCTTTTCCCGCTTCATGGAGGAGGCTCTTTATCACCCCGCCCTCGGCTACTACGCTTCCCCCGGCGAGAAAATCGGTCCCGAAGGAGATTATTACACCAGCAGCTCGGTCCATCCCATTTTTGGGGAGCTTCTTGCCAAGCAATTCCATCAGATGCTTCTTCCCCTCGGGGAGGGTGAATCGGGTTATACGCTGGTCGAAATGGGGGCCGGAAAGGGAAGCCTCTGTTTCGATATCCTCCGCTATTTTCAGCGGGAAGCCCCCTCCTTTTTCAGCCGGCTTCAATATATCATCGTTGAAAAAAGCCCCGCTTTCAAGGAGCGACAGATGAAGCGATTGAAGCCGATCTTCCCGAGTCAGGTTCGATGGGAAGAGGCGGTTCCCGACCGGTTCGTCGGGGTGCTTTTCTCGAACGAACTGCTCGATGCGATGCCGGTCCATCGTCTTCAGATCGATCGAGAAGTGGTTCAAGAGATCTATGTCGTCTGGAAAGACGACCGTTTTGTCGAAACACTCGGTCCCCCCTCCACGCCGAGACTCCTCGATTACCTTAAAAATATCGAGATCCAGTTCGACCGACCGACCGAAATCGAAATCAATCTCCAATCGGTCGATTGGATGCGCCGGGTCGGACAATCGCTGGCGCAAGGCTATGTCGTCACAATCGATTACGGCTATCCGGCGGAGATGCTCTACACCTCCCGCCGTCCCAAGGGGACCTTCCTCTGTTATTACCGGCATGCCACCAACGAGAATCCTTACGACCATGTCGGTGAGCAAGATATGACCGCCCACATCGATTTCACCTCGCTGGCCAAAGCGGGAGAGGAAGCCGGGCTTTCCGTGATCGGATTCACCGATCAAACCCATTTTCTCATGGGGCTCGGGATTGCACAACGAATGGAGCCGTACGCGATGGAGATGGATCGGTCGGAAAAGGCGAAGAAAGAGTTCCTCGCAATGAAGCAGCTGATGGCTCCGGAGCGGATGGGACGGGTCTTCAAAATCTTGATTCAGGGGAAAAATATCCCACCCGGGCTTTCATTGGACGGACTCCAATTTAAACCTTTTTTTAAGCTCTTGACATTAATTTTTTTCTTCTTTATGATGTGA